Proteins encoded by one window of Nitrincola iocasae:
- a CDS encoding flavodoxin domain-containing protein, whose protein sequence is MTMTAALMQKTAFWLASHLARLLWLVLGVAVLLLGVLLQLRLEGRLNLEVNPTLQIETFGVLGRHWLGHLHTLSIVGLEGHITHLFTVTEMRVLNILQQLFRLGVVFLSLVLLLLCMADYRRYWRHILLMVVFLIVMQTTQLFFLLGSGTTTPVMDVTKLSLVLLLSLWARPYLQLHDSASKPFLIAYASQTGSAKQLATQLHQSICSQADLRCLSKLTPQCLSQYDAIGFVVSTCGKGEAPDSAISFMHSMQSLSPHTRLADFSVLALGDRHYADFCAFGYRLEQLLTEKGMRCIAPLVAVDQMDLTAVNSWWESISVYLGQESQSIEIDYEQFDVLQNHCLNPAQSYRHVHHLRLAKQGLAYQPGDVLAVKPRIQQATLLSRLSKQGWAADTQVIYQGEPVLLLDLLQRLDWTDQVAEDPQQLIDQLKPIHERLYSIASCEQGQVDLLVRQHIRADASVGNASGYLCSLATGDQVEASVRAHPGFRLPGDVPLILIGAGTGIAPFIGFLAQKQQWQSKTGNWLFFGEQFSQQDAYFADELTRFQEARILTRLDCAWSREAGEYVQDRLRLHHLALHEWVVQKGAHVFVCGSQSGFGESVLRVLEEIFPDEELAGRLHTDLY, encoded by the coding sequence ATGACGATGACTGCCGCGCTGATGCAAAAAACAGCCTTCTGGCTAGCCAGCCATCTGGCACGCCTACTTTGGCTGGTATTAGGAGTCGCAGTACTGCTGCTGGGTGTGCTATTGCAACTCAGATTGGAAGGGCGGCTGAATCTTGAGGTAAACCCCACACTACAGATAGAAACCTTCGGTGTCCTGGGTAGGCATTGGTTGGGGCACTTGCACACCCTGTCTATCGTCGGACTTGAGGGGCACATTACCCATCTGTTCACCGTCACGGAAATGCGGGTATTGAACATCCTGCAGCAACTGTTCCGCCTGGGCGTGGTGTTTTTGTCGCTGGTCTTACTGTTGCTGTGTATGGCTGATTATCGCCGCTATTGGCGCCATATACTGCTGATGGTGGTGTTTCTGATCGTCATGCAGACCACCCAGCTGTTTTTTCTGCTGGGCTCAGGTACCACAACACCGGTGATGGATGTCACTAAATTATCACTCGTGCTGTTGCTCAGTCTTTGGGCTCGGCCTTATCTGCAGTTACATGATTCGGCCAGCAAGCCATTCCTGATTGCCTATGCCAGCCAGACCGGCAGTGCCAAGCAACTGGCAACTCAATTGCATCAATCTATATGCAGTCAGGCCGACCTGCGCTGCTTGTCAAAACTGACGCCTCAGTGTCTGAGTCAATATGATGCGATAGGCTTTGTGGTCAGCACCTGTGGCAAGGGTGAAGCGCCGGATTCAGCGATTTCCTTTATGCATTCAATGCAGTCGCTGTCACCTCACACTCGGCTAGCCGATTTCAGTGTGCTGGCTTTGGGGGATCGGCACTATGCTGATTTTTGCGCATTCGGCTACCGGCTAGAGCAACTTCTGACGGAAAAAGGGATGCGCTGCATTGCCCCCTTGGTTGCAGTGGATCAAATGGACCTGACGGCAGTAAATAGCTGGTGGGAAAGCATATCTGTCTATCTGGGTCAGGAGTCCCAGTCCATAGAGATAGATTATGAACAGTTTGATGTGCTGCAGAATCACTGCTTGAATCCGGCGCAGTCATACCGTCACGTACACCATCTGCGCTTGGCTAAACAGGGTCTGGCGTATCAGCCAGGTGATGTATTGGCAGTAAAACCACGCATACAACAAGCGACATTGCTATCACGCCTATCGAAACAAGGCTGGGCCGCAGATACACAGGTGATCTATCAGGGAGAACCAGTGTTATTGCTGGATCTTTTACAACGACTCGACTGGACCGACCAGGTGGCTGAAGACCCGCAGCAGTTGATCGATCAACTCAAGCCGATCCATGAACGCCTCTATTCCATAGCCTCCTGTGAGCAGGGACAAGTAGACCTGCTGGTGCGCCAGCATATCAGGGCTGACGCCAGTGTTGGCAATGCATCTGGCTATCTCTGTAGCTTGGCAACAGGGGACCAGGTAGAAGCCAGTGTTCGGGCACATCCCGGGTTTCGTTTACCCGGCGATGTACCTTTGATTTTGATTGGTGCCGGCACCGGGATTGCTCCGTTTATCGGTTTTCTGGCTCAAAAGCAGCAATGGCAATCCAAAACGGGCAATTGGCTGTTTTTTGGCGAGCAGTTCTCCCAGCAGGATGCCTATTTTGCCGATGAACTGACCCGCTTCCAGGAAGCACGAATACTGACACGCCTTGATTGCGCCTGGTCACGCGAAGCAGGGGAGTATGTACAGGACAGGTTGCGTCTGCATCATCTGGCATTGCATGAATGGGTGGTGCAGAAAGGCGCACATGTGTTTGTTTGTGGCAGTCAGTCAGGTTTTGGCGAGTCGGTTTTGCGGGTGTTAGAGGAGATTTTTCCGGATGAGGAGCTGGCGGGGCGGTTGCATACAGATTTGTATTGA
- a CDS encoding CobW family GTP-binding protein produces MTASPKKTLIPVTLLTGFLGSGKTTLLNQLVQQPEFSDALIIINEFGEMSLDHMLVAHSTENVIMEMGNGCLCCTIRGDLVKTLRDITWRFSRGGERHFSRVLIETTGLADPAPILHTLMTHPQIASRYRLDGVVTLVDACAGQHTLDQHPEAIKQAAVADVLLLSKQDLVTDQDYQLLQQRLRKINPAAPQWSVSQGEASAEKLLDLGLFSSSGKTADVERWLREEAFADTPHVDKTPSHCGHEHHHGHDHDHHHDVNRHDDHIRAFCFAIETPLTEQQLTTWLEVLMSFMGENILRVKGILNIKDQDRPLVIHGVQHIFHPPVPLPAWPTEDRRSRLVFITRDIGRETVEGALKALTGIEG; encoded by the coding sequence ATGACTGCCAGCCCCAAAAAAACACTTATACCTGTAACCCTGCTGACCGGTTTTCTCGGCAGTGGAAAAACCACCTTACTGAACCAACTAGTACAGCAGCCTGAGTTTTCCGATGCGTTGATCATCATTAACGAGTTTGGTGAGATGTCGCTCGATCATATGCTGGTAGCACATTCCACTGAGAATGTAATCATGGAAATGGGTAACGGCTGTCTCTGCTGTACCATTCGTGGTGATCTGGTGAAGACACTTCGAGATATTACCTGGCGTTTTTCGCGTGGGGGAGAGCGTCATTTCAGTCGTGTGTTAATTGAAACTACCGGATTGGCAGATCCAGCACCTATTCTGCATACCTTGATGACCCACCCGCAAATTGCGTCGCGGTACCGCTTGGATGGTGTGGTGACCTTAGTGGACGCCTGCGCCGGGCAACATACACTCGATCAGCACCCCGAAGCCATTAAGCAAGCGGCTGTGGCTGATGTGTTGCTGCTGTCAAAGCAGGACCTGGTTACGGATCAGGACTATCAGTTACTGCAACAACGTCTGCGTAAAATCAATCCCGCTGCACCTCAGTGGTCGGTGAGTCAGGGGGAGGCGAGTGCTGAAAAATTACTGGATCTGGGACTTTTCTCATCCTCTGGAAAAACAGCTGATGTCGAGCGTTGGCTGCGTGAAGAGGCGTTTGCTGATACACCTCACGTTGATAAAACACCTTCCCACTGTGGCCACGAACACCATCACGGCCATGACCATGACCATCATCATGATGTGAATCGCCATGATGATCATATTCGCGCTTTCTGCTTTGCTATTGAGACGCCGTTAACCGAACAGCAGTTAACCACCTGGTTAGAAGTGCTGATGAGCTTTATGGGTGAAAACATCCTGCGGGTTAAAGGCATACTGAATATTAAGGATCAGGACAGGCCGCTGGTTATTCATGGCGTACAACATATTTTTCATCCACCCGTGCCGCTTCCAGCCTGGCCAACTGAGGATCGTCGTTCCCGGTTGGTGTTTATTACCCGGGATATAGGGCGTGAGACA